A genomic region of Gemmata massiliana contains the following coding sequences:
- a CDS encoding zinc ribbon domain-containing protein has translation MPIPISCPGCEARIKAPDAAAGKVVRCPKCQGRIAVPATEPAFEVVDEPDDEQDDEPVRPKRSPKSDRPSKKQRPTKSGAPVLLLVGVGVLVLGLGAGAVYWFGIRDNKPVAEVRSASPSPTRSDSAGGAGAAPVATLDPKLEGQLAAYTDVSGYQIRPPVGYTALAAQPPEGMLAGAWTGARRADGTAASLTVMVATPPPGAGDKSVEEFLSTMLRGIEQRRTNWEQSPAEKFTVNGLTMHRVRWSGVDSRIGKAMRGFIYVAKHEGRYIQIASQDVDPGHEADLALTEAAALSFRKK, from the coding sequence ATGCCCATTCCAATCTCGTGCCCGGGTTGTGAGGCCCGGATCAAAGCGCCCGATGCCGCGGCCGGGAAGGTCGTTCGCTGTCCGAAGTGCCAGGGGCGGATTGCGGTCCCGGCAACCGAGCCGGCATTTGAAGTCGTCGACGAACCCGATGACGAACAAGACGACGAACCCGTCCGCCCGAAGCGGAGCCCGAAATCGGACCGCCCGTCGAAGAAGCAGAGGCCGACCAAGTCCGGCGCGCCCGTGCTCCTTCTGGTTGGTGTCGGTGTGCTTGTTTTGGGATTGGGTGCCGGGGCGGTGTACTGGTTCGGGATCCGGGACAATAAACCGGTCGCCGAGGTCCGTTCTGCTTCGCCGTCACCGACGCGATCGGACTCTGCCGGAGGCGCCGGCGCCGCTCCGGTAGCAACACTGGACCCGAAGTTGGAGGGCCAACTCGCAGCCTATACAGATGTGTCCGGCTATCAAATCCGGCCGCCAGTCGGTTACACCGCATTGGCGGCCCAACCCCCAGAGGGAATGCTGGCAGGGGCGTGGACCGGTGCGCGGCGAGCCGATGGCACGGCCGCGAGTTTGACGGTGATGGTGGCCACCCCGCCTCCCGGAGCAGGGGACAAGTCCGTTGAGGAATTTCTCAGCACCATGTTGCGCGGCATCGAACAGCGGCGAACGAACTGGGAGCAGTCGCCGGCCGAGAAGTTCACCGTGAACGGGCTGACGATGCACCGGGTGCGGTGGTCCGGGGTCGACTCCAGAATTGGTAAAGCCATGCGCGGATTTATCTACGTGGCCAAGCACGAGGGCCGGTACATCCAGATCGCCAGTCAAGACGTTGATCCGGGGCACGAGGCCGACTTAGCACTAACCGAGGCCGCGGCGCTCAGCTTCCGCAAGAAGTGA